One segment of Carya illinoinensis cultivar Pawnee chromosome 13, C.illinoinensisPawnee_v1, whole genome shotgun sequence DNA contains the following:
- the LOC122291999 gene encoding uncharacterized protein LOC122291999 isoform X3 has translation MPNNDIGDNVQRHGRSRRGSSLTRPGIPPAVEKLETLTMTKPLPGSEKNRSKSGRPPSKKLKDRKALIRVGPIVNSNSLNYTGEFNDNCEELFVAANAACNASSLACSGPFWNKMEAIFASVSSEDLSYLKQQLSFAEELDENMPQMFGIAYNNVSGVGELKEVNEFSGGRQRSQSHQESAETDSLNGRFDTRKSDKFTPLYQRVLSALIEEDEIEEFYHHGEGKTLSLQYASDDSHRGSCYQIDIEPKDWDKMESEVESKVDSQTQSNYLDRLSCDSSIRSNSQRNPTVSSSLHSNERWWGDYEFAHFDLGPTSEICLDNLGQLQAGELSAGNLSPYTCHYQLLSLDDRLLLELQSIGLYPEILPNLAEGEVINQDIMELNEGLYQQASRRNYVSKNAVQKVSNKLH, from the exons atgccAAATAATGATATTGGAGATAATGTGCAGAGACATGGAAGGAGTCGAAGGGGTTCATCCTTAACAAGGCCAGGAATTCCTCCAGCTGTGGAGAAATTGGAGACTCTAACAATGACAAAGCCACTGCCTGGTTCCGAAAAGAACAGAAG TAAATCAGGTCGTCCACCTTCGAAAAAGTTGAAAGACCGCAAGGCTTTAATTCGTGTTGGGCCAATAGTAAACAGTAATTCTTTGAATTATACAG GAGAATTTAATGACAACTGTGAAGAACTATTCGTAGCTGCAAATGCTGCTTGTAATGCTAGTA GTCTTGCTTGTTCTGGTCCATTTTGGAATAAAATGGAAGCTATTTTTGCTTCTGTCAGCTCTGAGGATTTGTCCTACTTGAAGCAACAG CTAAGTTTTGCAGAGGAGCTTGACGAGAATATGCCTCAGATGTTTGGCATTGCATATAATAATGTCTCG GGTGTTGGTGAGCTTAAAGAAGTCAATGAATTTTCTGGTGGAAGACAGAGAAGCCAATCCCATCAAGAATCAGCTGAGACAGATTCTTTAAATGGAAGATTTGACACTAGAAAGTCGGACAAGTTTACTCCATTGTACCAAAGAGTTCTTTCTGCTTTgatagaagaagatgaaattgaaGAATTTTACCACCATGGTGAAGGAAAAACTTTGTCTCTGCAGTATGCTAGTGATGATTCTCATCGTGGTTCATGTTACCAGATTGATATTGAACCCAAAGACTGGGACAAAATGGAATCTGAGGTTGAGTCGAAAGTGGATTCTCAGACTCAGAGTAATTACTTAGACAGACTCTCTTGTGACAGTAGTATCAGATCTAACTCACAAAGAAACCCAACCGTATCCAGTTCTTTACATAGCAATGAACGGTGGTGGGGAGATTATGAATTCGCACATTTTGATCTGGGACCCACCAGCGAAATTTGTTTAGATAATCTTGGTCAGCTGCAGGCTGGGGAATTAAGTGCTGGCAACCTGTCTCCCTATACTTGCCATTATCAGCTGTTAAGCCTGGATGATAGACTTCTCTTGGAACTGCAGAGTATTGGCTTGTATCCAGAAATATTG CCTAATCTGGCTGAGGGAGAAGTGATTAATCAGGACATCATGGAACTTAATGAAGGACTGTACCAACAG GCTAGCAGGAggaattatgtttcaaaaaatgcAGTCCAGAAGGTTTCAAACAAGTTGCATTAG
- the LOC122291999 gene encoding uncharacterized protein LOC122291999 isoform X1, whose product MPNNDIGDNVQRHGRSRRGSSLTRPGIPPAVEKLETLTMTKPLPGSEKNRSKSGRPPSKKLKDRKALIRVGPIVNSNSLNYTGEFNDNCEELFVAANAACNASSLACSGPFWNKMEAIFASVSSEDLSYLKQQLSFAEELDENMPQMFGIAYNNVSGVGELKEVNEFSGGRQRSQSHQESAETDSLNGRFDTRKSDKFTPLYQRVLSALIEEDEIEEFYHHGEGKTLSLQYASDDSHRGSCYQIDIEPKDWDKMESEVESKVDSQTQSNYLDRLSCDSSIRSNSQRNPTVSSSLHSNERWWGDYEFAHFDLGPTSEICLDNLGQLQAGELSAGNLSPYTCHYQLLSLDDRLLLELQSIGLYPEILPNLAEGEVINQDIMELNEGLYQQIGIRKKNLGKINDAVQKGRDVERRIMEEVALDQLIELAYKKKNG is encoded by the exons atgccAAATAATGATATTGGAGATAATGTGCAGAGACATGGAAGGAGTCGAAGGGGTTCATCCTTAACAAGGCCAGGAATTCCTCCAGCTGTGGAGAAATTGGAGACTCTAACAATGACAAAGCCACTGCCTGGTTCCGAAAAGAACAGAAG TAAATCAGGTCGTCCACCTTCGAAAAAGTTGAAAGACCGCAAGGCTTTAATTCGTGTTGGGCCAATAGTAAACAGTAATTCTTTGAATTATACAG GAGAATTTAATGACAACTGTGAAGAACTATTCGTAGCTGCAAATGCTGCTTGTAATGCTAGTA GTCTTGCTTGTTCTGGTCCATTTTGGAATAAAATGGAAGCTATTTTTGCTTCTGTCAGCTCTGAGGATTTGTCCTACTTGAAGCAACAG CTAAGTTTTGCAGAGGAGCTTGACGAGAATATGCCTCAGATGTTTGGCATTGCATATAATAATGTCTCG GGTGTTGGTGAGCTTAAAGAAGTCAATGAATTTTCTGGTGGAAGACAGAGAAGCCAATCCCATCAAGAATCAGCTGAGACAGATTCTTTAAATGGAAGATTTGACACTAGAAAGTCGGACAAGTTTACTCCATTGTACCAAAGAGTTCTTTCTGCTTTgatagaagaagatgaaattgaaGAATTTTACCACCATGGTGAAGGAAAAACTTTGTCTCTGCAGTATGCTAGTGATGATTCTCATCGTGGTTCATGTTACCAGATTGATATTGAACCCAAAGACTGGGACAAAATGGAATCTGAGGTTGAGTCGAAAGTGGATTCTCAGACTCAGAGTAATTACTTAGACAGACTCTCTTGTGACAGTAGTATCAGATCTAACTCACAAAGAAACCCAACCGTATCCAGTTCTTTACATAGCAATGAACGGTGGTGGGGAGATTATGAATTCGCACATTTTGATCTGGGACCCACCAGCGAAATTTGTTTAGATAATCTTGGTCAGCTGCAGGCTGGGGAATTAAGTGCTGGCAACCTGTCTCCCTATACTTGCCATTATCAGCTGTTAAGCCTGGATGATAGACTTCTCTTGGAACTGCAGAGTATTGGCTTGTATCCAGAAATATTG CCTAATCTGGCTGAGGGAGAAGTGATTAATCAGGACATCATGGAACTTAATGAAGGACTGTACCAACAG ATTGGGATAAGGAAGAAAAACttgggaaaaataaatgatgctGTTCAAAAGGGGAGAGATGTTGAAAGAAG GATAATGGAGGAAGTTGCACTGGACCAACTGATTGAGTTAGCTTACAAAAAAAAGAATG GCTAG
- the LOC122291999 gene encoding uncharacterized protein LOC122291999 isoform X2, with protein sequence MPNNDIGDNVQRHGRSRRGSSLTRPGIPPAVEKLETLTMTKPLPGSEKNRSKSGRPPSKKLKDRKALIRVGPIVNSNSLNYTGLACSGPFWNKMEAIFASVSSEDLSYLKQQLSFAEELDENMPQMFGIAYNNVSGVGELKEVNEFSGGRQRSQSHQESAETDSLNGRFDTRKSDKFTPLYQRVLSALIEEDEIEEFYHHGEGKTLSLQYASDDSHRGSCYQIDIEPKDWDKMESEVESKVDSQTQSNYLDRLSCDSSIRSNSQRNPTVSSSLHSNERWWGDYEFAHFDLGPTSEICLDNLGQLQAGELSAGNLSPYTCHYQLLSLDDRLLLELQSIGLYPEILPNLAEGEVINQDIMELNEGLYQQIGIRKKNLGKINDAVQKGRDVERRIMEEVALDQLIELAYKKKNG encoded by the exons atgccAAATAATGATATTGGAGATAATGTGCAGAGACATGGAAGGAGTCGAAGGGGTTCATCCTTAACAAGGCCAGGAATTCCTCCAGCTGTGGAGAAATTGGAGACTCTAACAATGACAAAGCCACTGCCTGGTTCCGAAAAGAACAGAAG TAAATCAGGTCGTCCACCTTCGAAAAAGTTGAAAGACCGCAAGGCTTTAATTCGTGTTGGGCCAATAGTAAACAGTAATTCTTTGAATTATACAG GTCTTGCTTGTTCTGGTCCATTTTGGAATAAAATGGAAGCTATTTTTGCTTCTGTCAGCTCTGAGGATTTGTCCTACTTGAAGCAACAG CTAAGTTTTGCAGAGGAGCTTGACGAGAATATGCCTCAGATGTTTGGCATTGCATATAATAATGTCTCG GGTGTTGGTGAGCTTAAAGAAGTCAATGAATTTTCTGGTGGAAGACAGAGAAGCCAATCCCATCAAGAATCAGCTGAGACAGATTCTTTAAATGGAAGATTTGACACTAGAAAGTCGGACAAGTTTACTCCATTGTACCAAAGAGTTCTTTCTGCTTTgatagaagaagatgaaattgaaGAATTTTACCACCATGGTGAAGGAAAAACTTTGTCTCTGCAGTATGCTAGTGATGATTCTCATCGTGGTTCATGTTACCAGATTGATATTGAACCCAAAGACTGGGACAAAATGGAATCTGAGGTTGAGTCGAAAGTGGATTCTCAGACTCAGAGTAATTACTTAGACAGACTCTCTTGTGACAGTAGTATCAGATCTAACTCACAAAGAAACCCAACCGTATCCAGTTCTTTACATAGCAATGAACGGTGGTGGGGAGATTATGAATTCGCACATTTTGATCTGGGACCCACCAGCGAAATTTGTTTAGATAATCTTGGTCAGCTGCAGGCTGGGGAATTAAGTGCTGGCAACCTGTCTCCCTATACTTGCCATTATCAGCTGTTAAGCCTGGATGATAGACTTCTCTTGGAACTGCAGAGTATTGGCTTGTATCCAGAAATATTG CCTAATCTGGCTGAGGGAGAAGTGATTAATCAGGACATCATGGAACTTAATGAAGGACTGTACCAACAG ATTGGGATAAGGAAGAAAAACttgggaaaaataaatgatgctGTTCAAAAGGGGAGAGATGTTGAAAGAAG GATAATGGAGGAAGTTGCACTGGACCAACTGATTGAGTTAGCTTACAAAAAAAAGAATG GCTAG